In uncultured Cohaesibacter sp., a genomic segment contains:
- a CDS encoding urease accessory protein UreF gives MTMGMITTMATPIITTTITTMITAMITGRMTTDPALLPDETVQPSSAALQGAALVRLLTWLSPAFPLGTFSYSHGLETAISEGTCHDRNSVGDWIEQLLIRGSARSDAILLAHAWRIGASDMAALNALNDLALALSASRERHMETTQQGMAFLKASAAWPTKLQEQLIKEDLETVALPIIMGATARVHGIGLTAVLTASLHAFASNLISVAMRLVPLGQSDGLRLQARLEAPLLATADHAATASLEELGTTCFHSDIAAMRHETLHTRIFRS, from the coding sequence ATGACCATGGGCATGATCACCACCATGGCCACTCCCATCATCACGACCACGATCACAACAATGATCACAGCCATGATCACGGGCCGCATGACCACTGACCCCGCGCTCTTGCCAGATGAGACCGTCCAGCCCTCGTCGGCGGCCCTTCAGGGAGCCGCCCTCGTGCGTCTGTTGACATGGCTTTCTCCGGCCTTTCCCCTTGGCACCTTCAGCTACAGCCATGGTCTTGAAACCGCCATCAGCGAAGGCACTTGCCATGACCGGAACAGCGTCGGCGACTGGATCGAACAGCTTCTGATCAGGGGCAGCGCGCGCAGCGACGCCATACTGCTCGCCCACGCCTGGCGGATCGGCGCAAGCGACATGGCCGCCCTCAACGCCCTCAACGATCTCGCACTCGCCCTCTCGGCCAGCCGCGAACGCCACATGGAAACCACCCAGCAGGGCATGGCCTTCCTCAAGGCCAGCGCTGCCTGGCCAACGAAGTTGCAGGAACAGCTCATCAAAGAGGATCTGGAAACCGTCGCCCTGCCGATCATCATGGGCGCGACCGCCCGCGTGCACGGCATTGGCCTTACAGCCGTCCTGACCGCGAGCCTGCATGCCTTTGCCTCGAACCTCATTTCCGTTGCCATGCGCCTTGTGCCACTCGGCCAGTCCGATGGCCTCAGGCTACAGGCCCGCCTTGAAGCACCGCTCCTTGCCACGGCCGACCACGCCGCAACGGCAAGTCTTGAGGAACTGGGCACCACCTGCTTCCATTCCGATATCGCCGCCATGCGGCACGAGACCCTTCACACGAGGATTTTCCGTTCATGA
- a CDS encoding urease accessory protein UreE — protein sequence MPIAKASSILPKGSWSEPPFDTITLDEEDRYRRRIQLTSDNGFDFMLVLAKAMRMDHGDGLQLEDGRIIEVLARPEDLLEVRATTPLALLQLAWHLGNRHQPVEIYEDHLRIRKDAVIADMLEGLGGTLSAINAPFSPMSGAYVSKSASGPSHEHGHEHGHDHGHSHDHGHDHHHGHSHHHDHDHNNDHSHDHGPHDH from the coding sequence ATGCCGATTGCAAAAGCATCCAGCATCCTGCCAAAGGGAAGCTGGTCCGAGCCGCCGTTTGACACCATCACCCTTGATGAGGAAGACCGCTATCGCCGCCGCATCCAGTTGACCAGCGACAATGGCTTCGACTTCATGCTGGTGCTTGCCAAGGCCATGCGCATGGATCATGGCGACGGCCTGCAGCTTGAGGACGGGCGCATCATCGAAGTGCTGGCCCGCCCCGAAGACCTGCTGGAGGTTCGGGCGACAACGCCGCTGGCCCTGTTGCAGCTGGCCTGGCATCTGGGCAACCGCCATCAGCCGGTCGAGATCTATGAAGATCACTTGCGCATTCGAAAGGATGCGGTGATTGCCGACATGCTGGAAGGTCTGGGTGGCACGCTTTCCGCCATCAACGCCCCCTTCTCGCCCATGAGCGGCGCCTATGTCAGCAAATCGGCCAGTGGCCCCTCCCACGAACATGGGCACGAACATGGGCACGATCACGGCCATAGTCATGACCATGGGCATGATCACCACCATGGCCACTCCCATCATCACGACCACGATCACAACAATGATCACAGCCATGATCACGGGCCGCATGACCACTGA
- the ureC gene encoding urease subunit alpha yields MAYTISRAAYADMFGPTTGDKVRLADTELFIEVEKDFTTYGSEVKFGGGKVIRDGMGQSQVARADGAVDTVITNALIVDYTGIYKADIGLRDGVICGIGKAGNPDTQSGVNIIIGPGTEAIAGEGKIITAGGMDAHIHFICPQQIEEALMSGITTMLGGGTGPAHGTLATTCTPGPWHIARMIEASDAFPMNLAYAGKGNASKPKALEEMLLGGAAALKLHEDWGTTPSAIDTCLTVADAFDVQVMIHTDTLNESGFVESTVDAFKGRTIHAFHTEGAGGGHAPDIIKICGMNNVLPSSTNPTRPYTANTIAEHLDMLMVCHHLDANIPEDVAFAESRIRKETIAAEDILHDMGAFSIISSDSQAMGRVGEVIIRTWQTADKMKKQRGALSIETGDNDNERVKRYIAKYTINPAIAQGMSRHIGSIELGKRADLVMWNPAFFGVKPDMVLIGGTIAAAPMGDPNASIPTPQPVHYRPMFGAFGKALTNSSVTFVSQAAIEAGLAEKLGVAKALVAVENTRSGISKASMKLNDATPEISVDPETYEVRADGEILTCEPATELPMAQRYFLF; encoded by the coding sequence ATGGCATATACGATTTCCCGCGCTGCCTATGCAGACATGTTCGGCCCCACAACCGGCGACAAGGTGCGTCTGGCCGACACCGAGCTGTTCATCGAAGTCGAAAAGGACTTCACCACCTACGGTTCCGAAGTGAAATTCGGCGGTGGCAAGGTCATCCGCGACGGCATGGGCCAGTCCCAGGTTGCCCGCGCCGACGGTGCCGTTGACACCGTCATCACCAACGCCCTGATCGTTGATTATACCGGCATCTACAAAGCCGACATCGGCCTCAGGGATGGCGTGATCTGCGGCATCGGCAAGGCAGGCAATCCGGACACCCAGTCCGGCGTCAACATCATCATCGGCCCAGGCACCGAAGCCATTGCCGGTGAAGGCAAGATCATCACCGCAGGCGGCATGGACGCCCATATCCACTTCATCTGCCCCCAGCAGATCGAGGAAGCGCTGATGTCCGGCATCACCACCATGCTCGGCGGCGGCACCGGCCCGGCCCATGGCACGCTGGCCACCACCTGCACACCGGGACCATGGCACATTGCCCGCATGATCGAGGCCTCCGACGCCTTCCCGATGAACCTTGCCTATGCCGGCAAGGGCAACGCCTCCAAGCCGAAGGCCCTGGAAGAGATGTTGCTCGGCGGCGCGGCAGCCCTCAAACTGCACGAAGACTGGGGCACCACCCCCTCGGCCATCGACACCTGCCTGACCGTTGCCGATGCCTTCGACGTGCAGGTGATGATCCACACCGACACGCTCAACGAGAGCGGCTTTGTCGAGAGCACCGTTGATGCCTTCAAGGGCCGCACCATCCACGCCTTCCACACCGAGGGTGCTGGCGGGGGCCATGCACCGGACATCATCAAGATCTGCGGCATGAACAATGTCCTGCCCTCCTCGACCAACCCGACCCGTCCCTACACGGCCAACACCATCGCCGAGCATCTCGACATGCTGATGGTCTGCCATCACCTCGACGCCAACATTCCCGAAGACGTGGCCTTTGCCGAGAGCCGCATCCGCAAGGAAACCATTGCCGCCGAGGACATCCTGCATGACATGGGAGCCTTCTCGATCATTTCCTCGGACAGTCAGGCCATGGGCCGCGTTGGCGAAGTGATCATCCGCACCTGGCAGACGGCAGACAAGATGAAGAAACAGCGCGGCGCCCTCTCCATCGAGACCGGCGACAATGACAATGAACGCGTCAAGCGCTACATCGCCAAATACACCATCAACCCGGCCATCGCGCAGGGCATGAGCAGGCACATCGGCTCGATCGAGCTGGGCAAACGCGCCGACCTCGTGATGTGGAACCCGGCCTTCTTCGGCGTAAAGCCGGACATGGTATTGATCGGCGGCACGATTGCAGCCGCTCCGATGGGAGACCCGAATGCCTCCATCCCGACGCCACAGCCGGTCCATTACCGGCCGATGTTCGGGGCCTTCGGCAAGGCATTGACCAACAGCTCGGTCACCTTCGTCTCGCAGGCAGCCATTGAAGCGGGCCTTGCTGAAAAGCTCGGCGTTGCCAAAGCGCTGGTTGCGGTCGAGAACACCCGCAGCGGCATTTCCAAGGCGTCGATGAAGCTCAATGACGCCACACCGGAAATCTCTGTCGATCCGGAAACCTATGAAGTGCGGGCCGACGGTGAAATCCTCACCTGCGAACCGGCAACCGAACTGCCGATGGCCCAGCGCTACTTCCTGTTCTGA
- a CDS encoding urease subunit beta, which translates to MIPGEIITAAGDIELNAGLEVTELEVSNTGDRPVQVGSHYHFFETNPALSFDRTAARGKRLDIASGTAVRFEPGQTRKVKLIPLEGNREVHGFRAEIKGAL; encoded by the coding sequence ATGATTCCAGGTGAAATCATCACCGCCGCTGGCGACATCGAACTGAACGCCGGACTGGAGGTCACCGAACTGGAAGTCTCCAACACCGGCGACCGGCCGGTGCAGGTCGGCTCCCACTATCATTTCTTTGAAACCAACCCGGCCCTGTCCTTCGACCGCACCGCCGCCCGCGGCAAGCGCCTTGACATCGCCTCGGGCACGGCCGTCCGCTTCGAGCCCGGCCAGACCCGCAAGGTCAAGCTGATCCCGCTGGAAGGCAACCGCGAAGTCCATGGCTTCCGTGCAGAAATCAAAGGGGCTCTCTGA
- a CDS encoding urease subunit gamma, with the protein MNLTPREKDKLLIAMAAMVARRRLERGVKLNHPEAIALITDFIVEGARDGRTVADLMEAGAHIISRAQVMEGIPEMIHDIQVEATFPDGVKLVTVHEPIR; encoded by the coding sequence ATGAATTTGACTCCGAGAGAGAAGGACAAACTTCTCATCGCCATGGCAGCCATGGTGGCACGCCGGCGCCTTGAAAGGGGCGTCAAGCTCAACCATCCCGAAGCCATCGCGCTGATCACCGACTTCATCGTCGAGGGCGCCCGCGATGGTCGCACCGTTGCCGACCTGATGGAGGCCGGGGCCCATATCATCAGTCGCGCTCAAGTGATGGAAGGCATCCCCGAGATGATCCATGACATCCAGGTGGAAGCCACCTTCCCTGACGGCGTCAAGCTCGTCACTGTCCACGAACCGATCCGCTGA
- a CDS encoding urease accessory protein UreD, protein MYATISPSDASSGDRLNVPSGGATGRAPAQRTTGTGRVSFKADGEGHTRLDRLYQQGCAKIRLPRVYGGNAAEAVLINSSGGLTGGDIVSWQADAATGTYAVVTTQACEKIYKADSGVARVSNHVTVADGARLDWLPQETILYDRAGLHRSLDVHLAGSARFMAVESLLLGRLAMGEVLRSLAFRDSWRIHRNGRLIHAEAQRLEGDVARIGLADAVLSGHLALATLCYTGPEDSDTMDALVDGGRALMQPFADCTVGLSSFNGKILARLTATDGMALRTALIPLISHFRTGEPLPRVWTT, encoded by the coding sequence ATGTACGCAACCATCTCACCGTCTGACGCCTCGTCCGGCGACCGCCTCAATGTTCCTTCCGGCGGGGCAACGGGAAGGGCTCCGGCGCAGAGAACCACAGGCACCGGAAGGGTCAGCTTCAAGGCGGATGGCGAGGGTCACACCCGCCTTGATCGCCTCTATCAGCAGGGCTGCGCCAAGATCCGTCTGCCAAGGGTCTATGGCGGCAACGCCGCTGAAGCCGTGCTGATCAACAGCTCGGGCGGGCTCACCGGCGGCGACATCGTCAGTTGGCAGGCCGACGCGGCAACCGGCACCTACGCGGTGGTGACCACACAGGCCTGCGAGAAGATCTACAAGGCAGACAGCGGGGTTGCCCGCGTCAGCAACCATGTCACCGTGGCAGACGGCGCACGTCTTGACTGGCTGCCGCAGGAAACCATCCTTTATGACCGTGCCGGGCTTCACCGCTCTCTCGATGTGCATCTTGCGGGCAGCGCCCGCTTCATGGCGGTCGAAAGCCTGCTGCTTGGTCGTCTTGCCATGGGCGAAGTGCTCAGAAGCCTTGCCTTCCGCGACAGCTGGCGCATCCACCGGAATGGCCGCCTGATCCACGCCGAAGCGCAGCGCCTTGAGGGCGACGTGGCACGGATCGGCCTGGCGGATGCGGTGCTGTCCGGCCATCTGGCGCTTGCCACGCTCTGCTACACTGGCCCCGAGGACAGCGACACGATGGACGCGCTGGTCGACGGTGGCCGAGCCCTGATGCAGCCGTTTGCGGACTGCACGGTGGGGCTTTCCAGCTTCAACGGCAAGATCCTTGCCCGCCTTACGGCAACAGACGGCATGGCGCTGCGCACAGCGCTCATTCCATTGATTTCACATTTTCGGACCGGGGAGCCTCTCCCGCGTGTCTGGACGACCTGA
- the urtE gene encoding urea ABC transporter ATP-binding subunit UrtE, producing the protein MSTAIKSPSRQESKPLALSVEGIDLHYGAAQALRNISLDVESARITCVLGRNGVGKTSMLRAIVGQHPVSKGRIILNGADVTKAPPYARAGRGIAYVPQGREIFPQLTVRENLEVGFARLPRKQRFVEEEIFELFPILKDMLSRRGGDLSGGQQQQLAIGRALVTRPDILVLDEPTEGIQPSIIKDIGRAITYLKEEKGMAILLVEQYLDFCRELADVVHIMDRGEIVHSGPAEDLDKEHVRNHLTV; encoded by the coding sequence ATGAGTACAGCAATTAAGTCTCCTTCCCGGCAGGAAAGCAAACCCCTCGCCCTCTCCGTCGAGGGGATCGACCTGCATTACGGTGCAGCGCAGGCGCTGCGCAACATCTCTCTGGATGTGGAAAGCGCCCGGATCACCTGCGTTCTGGGTCGCAACGGCGTCGGCAAGACCTCGATGCTGCGCGCCATTGTCGGCCAGCATCCGGTGAGCAAGGGCAGGATCATCCTTAACGGTGCCGATGTCACCAAGGCCCCGCCCTATGCCCGCGCCGGACGGGGCATCGCCTATGTGCCGCAGGGTCGCGAAATCTTTCCGCAGCTGACGGTCAGGGAAAATCTCGAGGTCGGCTTTGCCCGCCTGCCCCGCAAACAGCGGTTTGTCGAGGAAGAGATTTTCGAACTGTTCCCGATTCTCAAGGACATGCTCTCCCGTCGCGGCGGCGACCTTTCCGGCGGCCAGCAGCAGCAGCTGGCCATCGGTCGGGCTCTGGTCACCCGCCCGGACATTCTGGTGCTGGACGAACCGACCGAAGGCATCCAGCCCTCGATCATCAAGGATATCGGCCGCGCCATCACCTACCTCAAGGAGGAAAAGGGAATGGCGATTCTATTGGTCGAACAATATCTTGATTTCTGCCGAGAGCTGGCGGATGTTGTCCATATCATGGACCGTGGCGAGATCGTGCATTCTGGTCCTGCCGAAGATCTGGACAAGGAACATGTACGCAACCATCTCACCGTCTGA
- the urtD gene encoding urea ABC transporter ATP-binding protein UrtD: protein MTEETNQMTSALLYLDDVSVSFDGFKAINGLSLTIEKGEMRAIIGPNGAGKTTMMDIITGKTRPDTGDVLFEGKMDLTQHDETEIAQAGIGRKFQKPTVFESQTVRENLELALAGNRGVWASLFYRESEEDAAKIASILETVRLTHRASELASDLSHGQKQWLEIGMLLAQDPKLLLVDEPVAGMTDAETVETAKLLRAISKTHSVIVVEHDMGFIRDLGVKVTVLAEGSVLAEGSLDHVSAHPDVIESYLGR from the coding sequence ATGACCGAAGAAACCAACCAGATGACCTCGGCGCTACTCTATCTCGATGACGTCTCGGTCTCCTTTGACGGCTTCAAGGCCATCAACGGGCTGTCCCTGACCATCGAGAAGGGCGAGATGCGCGCCATCATCGGCCCCAACGGCGCAGGCAAGACAACGATGATGGACATCATCACCGGCAAGACCCGCCCGGACACCGGCGACGTGCTGTTTGAAGGCAAGATGGACCTCACCCAGCATGACGAGACCGAAATCGCCCAGGCCGGGATCGGGCGCAAGTTCCAGAAGCCAACCGTGTTCGAAAGCCAGACCGTGCGCGAAAATCTGGAACTGGCTCTGGCGGGCAATCGTGGGGTCTGGGCCTCGCTGTTCTATCGCGAAAGCGAAGAGGACGCCGCCAAGATCGCCAGCATCCTTGAAACCGTCCGCCTCACCCATCGCGCCAGCGAGCTGGCCTCGGACCTGTCCCATGGCCAGAAACAGTGGCTCGAAATCGGCATGCTGCTGGCACAGGACCCCAAGCTCCTGCTGGTTGACGAACCCGTCGCAGGCATGACCGATGCCGAAACGGTGGAAACCGCCAAGCTGCTGCGCGCGATTTCCAAGACCCATTCGGTCATCGTCGTCGAGCATGACATGGGCTTCATCCGCGATCTTGGTGTCAAGGTCACAGTGCTGGCCGAAGGCTCCGTTCTGGCCGAAGGCTCGCTCGACCACGTCAGCGCCCATCCGGACGTCATTGAAAGCTATCTGGGGAGATGA